CATCGCCCGAAGCATTGCCCTATCTCAATGAAATTGCATGTCTTGCGCCGAGATTTTTAAACATCGACGCGGAGGGTTTCGCCGCTATCCAGTTGACCTTGTGAGACTTGCACTCTGCGCGCTCCCATCCTATATCGACGATTGAGAGGTTGGTGCGGGCAGGCGCCTCGCCAACCCGGTCAGATCCGGAAGGAAGCAGCCGTAACGAGTCCCGCTTGGGTCGTTATCAATCTCTCACCATCGCGTCTTTGCGGACGGGCGCGAACGCGGCTTTCGCTAAAGGCGCTGCCGAACTATCTCTCCCCTAATTATAGATCGTCCCAAGAGCTCAACTTATTTCTGCTGCGCGACCGCCTGTAATAGATCGCCATGAGCACCCCGAAAAGCAGGCCTGCACAGACTGACGCCACGAGGGCCGCAACCAACCCGTGCCCCTGTGCCCGCCATGTCAGGAACCACATCAAAGGTCCCCAAACCGGACCGAACCAAAGAGCGTACCCAAGCACTACACGCCAGAAGGGCGCATAATGGGGCGGCTTCACAAG
The Sulfitobacter noctilucicola genome window above contains:
- a CDS encoding DUF6404 family protein translates to MSEHDRKFDAALTELAQTGIRQSNFRPPLLRLQRRMGWLVKPPHYAPFWRVVLGYALWFGPVWGPLMWFLTWRAQGHGLVAALVASVCAGLLFGVLMAIYYRRSRSRNKLSSWDDL